One Nostoc sp. UHCC 0302 DNA window includes the following coding sequences:
- the rpsJ gene encoding 30S ribosomal protein S10 gives MATLQQQKIRIRLQAFDRRLLDTSCEKIVDTANRTNATAIGPIPLPTKRRIYCVLRSPHVDKDSREHFETRTHRRIIDIYQPSSKTIDALMKLDLPSGVDIEVKL, from the coding sequence ATGGCAACTCTACAGCAGCAGAAAATTAGAATTCGCTTACAAGCTTTTGACCGACGCCTATTGGATACATCTTGCGAGAAGATTGTAGACACAGCTAATCGTACCAATGCTACAGCAATAGGCCCAATTCCTTTACCAACTAAACGGCGGATTTACTGTGTGCTGCGATCGCCTCACGTAGATAAGGATTCACGGGAACACTTTGAAACCCGTACCCATCGACGGATTATTGACATCTATCAGCCTTCTTCTAAAACTATTGATGCCTTGATGAAACTCGATCTGCCATCAGGTGTAGATATCGAAGTCAAACTTTAA